In Streptomyces sp. NBC_00878, a single window of DNA contains:
- a CDS encoding phosphocholine cytidylyltransferase family protein: MRVIIPAAGTGSRLRPYTEEAPKALVPVAGTPLIWHTMRRLAKVKVSEVVVVCGYRSEMLRSSLHACPEAPPLRLVENPDFATTNSIVSLALTRPFWDEPFCVIDGDVLVGRDLLQRMVDSPRDVLAVDTSKAYADIDMKVRIQDGRAVDFGKDLEPSPRQGEFFGVSRWSGANAARFSSAIDEMLAAGRVGDWYEFAMRKLAITHGLDVLHATSDEWAEVDSAQDVPVAAALVERDEVNFP; this comes from the coding sequence GTGAGAGTGATAATTCCGGCGGCCGGGACCGGTTCGCGGCTGCGGCCATACACCGAGGAGGCGCCGAAGGCTCTGGTGCCGGTCGCAGGTACACCGTTGATCTGGCACACCATGCGGCGGCTGGCCAAGGTGAAGGTCTCGGAGGTGGTGGTCGTCTGCGGCTACCGGTCCGAGATGCTCCGGTCATCACTGCATGCCTGCCCCGAGGCGCCGCCGTTGCGGTTAGTGGAGAACCCGGACTTCGCCACTACCAACAGCATCGTGTCCCTCGCGCTGACCAGGCCGTTCTGGGATGAGCCGTTCTGCGTGATCGACGGGGACGTGCTGGTCGGTCGCGACCTTCTGCAGCGGATGGTCGACTCCCCGCGAGATGTCCTGGCGGTCGACACGAGCAAGGCCTACGCGGACATCGACATGAAGGTCCGGATCCAGGACGGCAGGGCCGTCGACTTCGGAAAGGACCTCGAACCGTCGCCGCGCCAGGGCGAGTTCTTCGGCGTAAGCCGGTGGAGCGGAGCCAATGCGGCCCGGTTCTCGTCGGCCATCGACGAGATGCTCGCGGCGGGCCGGGTCGGTGACTGGTACGAGTTCGCAATGCGGAAGCTGGCGATCACCCATGGGCTGGACGTGCTGCACGCGACCTCCGATGAATGGGCCGAAGTCGACTCCGCCCAAGACGTCCCCGTGGCGGCCGCCCTCGTCGAACGCGACGAGGTGAACTTCCCTTGA